One Nostoc sp. UHCC 0302 DNA window includes the following coding sequences:
- a CDS encoding alpha/beta fold hydrolase — protein MLCHSAYNPPRFLQNGVAMTVYTAFWGRKYFESNILYPEPPYHKTVFIGGQNVPISSWVAIPKNAHSTIVGTYGITGDLETEWFLRLLGRKAYAQGYAVVLFDWRAHGKTADLSPTLTSDGLYEGEDFVHIAAAAAQMGCPKKFWFTGFSLGGQLALWGLKIATALIDDNEYLGLKSSDIVGGAVICPSLDSVRSLSYLSKRPFGKQLEAAIVRNLKKLAWRIHDAHPGAIDPAVIERTNSIWDFDNELVINRLGFASVQAYYEASSALQLLPQLSKPTLIIYAADDPLFHPAIIPELQDACASNPQIDLLLTRYGGHVGYLSSKECQRQAQDPDPWWAWNRVLQWLEENIQQNKGVSSQNSEVNKAL, from the coding sequence ATGTTGTGTCATTCTGCCTACAATCCGCCCAGGTTTTTGCAAAATGGTGTGGCAATGACAGTCTATACCGCTTTCTGGGGAAGAAAATACTTTGAAAGTAATATTCTATATCCAGAGCCGCCATACCATAAAACAGTTTTTATAGGTGGGCAAAATGTGCCAATTTCTAGTTGGGTTGCCATACCTAAAAACGCTCACAGTACGATTGTGGGTACTTATGGCATTACAGGTGATCTGGAAACAGAATGGTTTTTGAGGCTGCTGGGACGTAAAGCATACGCTCAAGGATACGCTGTAGTTTTATTTGATTGGCGAGCGCACGGCAAAACTGCTGACTTGTCGCCCACTTTAACTTCTGATGGTTTATACGAAGGTGAAGATTTTGTTCACATTGCTGCTGCTGCGGCACAAATGGGATGTCCAAAGAAATTTTGGTTTACAGGGTTTTCTTTAGGAGGGCAATTAGCATTATGGGGGCTGAAAATTGCTACGGCTCTCATTGACGATAATGAGTATTTAGGGCTAAAAAGTAGCGATATTGTGGGTGGCGCGGTGATTTGTCCGAGTTTAGATTCGGTGCGATCGCTTTCTTATTTAAGCAAAAGACCTTTTGGTAAACAGTTGGAAGCTGCGATCGTCCGAAATTTGAAAAAACTGGCATGGCGAATCCATGATGCCCATCCTGGAGCCATAGACCCAGCGGTAATTGAACGGACTAACAGCATTTGGGATTTTGACAACGAACTAGTAATTAACCGACTAGGTTTTGCTTCTGTGCAAGCATATTACGAGGCTAGTAGTGCTTTACAATTATTGCCTCAGCTATCAAAACCAACTTTGATTATTTATGCTGCCGATGATCCACTTTTTCATCCGGCAATTATACCTGAATTGCAAGATGCCTGTGCTAGCAATCCTCAAATAGATTTGTTACTCACGCGTTACGGTGGTCATGTCGGCTATTTGAGTAGTAAAGAGTGTCAACGTCAAGCACAAGATCCAGACCCTTGGTGGGCATGGAATCGGGTTCTACAATGGCTAGAAGAAAATATACAGCAGAATAAAGGTGTCAGTAGCCAGAATTCAGAAGTAAACAAGGCTTTGTAA
- the hetI gene encoding 4'-phosphopantetheinyl transferase HetI has protein sequence MTAPNHLWLPAPTDFTLLPDDVHVWRIDLDQPEQQLQSFAETLSNDELARAKRFYFEEHRQRFIAGRGSLRAILGRYLGIEPIQVQFAYEARGKPLLADTFASSGLSFNLSHSQGLGLVAVNCTRKIGVDLECIRRVSDIEALAKRFFLTREYEVLRSLSPDQQQETFFRYWTCKEAYLKATGDGLFRLEEIEVLLSPTEPARLQTSEDWELVELVPGKDFVAAVAVAGLGWDLKCWQY, from the coding sequence ATGACTGCACCTAATCATCTTTGGCTGCCTGCACCGACAGATTTTACTTTGCTGCCGGATGATGTCCATGTTTGGCGAATAGACCTTGACCAACCAGAACAACAGCTGCAATCTTTTGCAGAAACTCTCTCTAATGACGAACTAGCTAGAGCTAAGCGGTTTTATTTTGAGGAACATCGGCAGCGTTTCATTGCCGGTCGCGGTAGCTTGCGAGCAATATTAGGCCGCTACTTGGGTATCGAGCCAATACAAGTGCAGTTTGCTTATGAAGCCCGTGGTAAACCATTACTAGCAGATACATTTGCCAGCAGTGGGCTGTCGTTTAATTTATCTCACTCCCAAGGGTTAGGTTTAGTTGCAGTGAATTGCACTCGCAAAATTGGTGTAGATTTAGAGTGCATTCGCCGAGTTTCTGACATAGAAGCCCTTGCTAAACGGTTCTTTTTAACCAGAGAATATGAGGTGTTGCGATCGCTCTCTCCTGACCAACAGCAAGAAACTTTCTTCCGCTACTGGACTTGCAAGGAAGCTTATTTAAAAGCAACTGGAGATGGACTATTTCGGCTAGAGGAAATTGAGGTGTTGCTGTCTCCTACAGAACCAGCTAGGTTACAGACATCTGAAGATTGGGAACTTGTTGAACTAGTTCCTGGTAAAGATTTTGTGGCAGCGGTGGCTGTTGCCGGTTTGGGCTGGGATTTGAAATGCTGGCAGTATTAA